One stretch of Gadus macrocephalus chromosome 12, ASM3116895v1 DNA includes these proteins:
- the rorca gene encoding RAR-related orphan receptor C a: protein MRAQIEVIPCKICGDKSSGIHYGVITCEGCKGFFRRSQQNNAMYSCSRQRSCLIDRTNRNRCQHCRLQKCLSLGMSRDAVKFGRMSKKQRDSLYAEVQRHQQSQEFAGAEFAGAEFAGAEPCEDSGELGAHGRAYSRGSSAAFSDHHDMGALAEGLLFDLPLTPDYCALDVTFGGGGGGGGGGGSAGSSSSSQSSPEQDGGPDLVDVNNHIKHEYQLLQDSGLFSRAIAIPPPDGCSGLELECITQSVVKSHIETSQYSTEELKRLAWTMYSQEETRSYQTKSAEGMWQHCAVHLTNAIQYVVEFAKRIAGFMDLCQNDQIILLKAGCLDVLLIRLCRAYNPINNTLLFDGKFACAQLFKALGCDDLVSAVFDLAKSLSRLQLSEEEMALFSAAVLLSPDRPWLTDTLHIQRLQEKVYVALQRCLQREASAEEKLAKMVSKLPVMKSICHLHIDKLEFFRLVHPETAHAFPPLYREVFGSDLFPDSTQG from the exons ATGAGAG CTCAAATCGAGGTGATTCCCTGTAAGATCTGCGGGGACAAGTCGTCAGGGATCCACTACGGGGTCATCACCTGCGAAGGCTGCAAG GGGTTCTTCCGACGCAGTCAGCAGAACAACGCCATGTACTCCTGCTCCCGCCAGAGGAGCTGCCTCATCGACCGGACCAACCGCAACCGCTGCCAGCACTGCCGTCTGCAGAAGTGTCTCTCTCTGGGCATGAGCCGTGACG CGGTGAAGTTCGGCCGGATGTCCAAGAAGCAGCGGGACAGCCTTTACGCCGAGGTGCAGAGGCACCAGCAGTCCCAGGAGTTTGCGGGGGCGGAGTTTGCGGGGGCGGAGTTTGCGGGGGCGGAGCCCTGCGAGGACAGCGGCGAGCTGGGCGCCCACGGCCGCGCCTACAGCCGGGGCTCCAGCGCGGCCTTCAGCGACCACCACGACATGGGGGCCCTGGCGGAGGGGCTGCTGTTCGACCTGCCGCTGACCCCCGACTACTGCGCCCTGGACGTGAcgttcggcggcggcggcggcggcggcggcggcggtggcagcGCCGgaagcagctcctcctcccagaGCTCCCCGGAGCAGGACGGCGGCCCGGACCTCGTGGACGTCAACAACCACATCAAGCACGAGTACCAGCTGCTGCAGGACTCCGGCCTCTTCTCCCGCGCCATCGCCATCCCGCCGCCCGACGGCTGCTCCGGCCTCGAGCTAG AGTGCATCACCCAGAGTGTGGTGAAGTCCCACATCGAGACCAGCCAGTACAGCACAGAGGAGCTGAAGAGGTTGGCGTGGACCATGTACAGCCAAGAGGAGACGCGCTCCTATCAAACAAAG TCCGCTGAGGGGATGTGGCAGCACTGTGCGGTCCACCTCACCAACGCCATCCAATACGTGGTGGAGTTCGCCAAGCGGATCGCCGGCTTCATGGACCTCTGTCAGAACGACCAGATCATCCTCCTCAAAGCAG GCTGTTTGGATGTTCTTCTGATCCGTTTGTGTCGAGCCTACAACCCCATCAACAACACGCTGCTCTTCGACGGCAAGTTTGCCTGTGCGCAGCTCTTCAAAGCGCTCG GCTGTGACGACCTTGTGAGTGCCGTGTTTGACCTTGCTAAAAGTCTGAGCCGCCTGCAGCTCAGCGAGGAGGAGATGGCGCTGTTCAGCGCGGCCGTGTTGCTGTCGCCAG ATCGCCCCTGGCTGACGGACACGCTTCACATCCAGAGGCTGCAGGAGAAGGTGTACGTGGCGCTGCAGCGCTGCCTGCAGAGGGAGGCCTCGGCAGAGGAGAAGCTGGCCAAG ATGGTGTCTAAGCTTCCCGTCATGAAGTCCATCT